The following is a genomic window from Serratia ficaria.
AGCTAACCAGTTTCCAGCGGGATGATTCCCATACGGCGAACAGCATCGCCAGGATCAACCCGAGGATCAGGGCGCAAACGGCAAGGCCGACGGTCATGCCGGCGGCGCTTGCGAGAGGTTGAAATTCATTCATCGGGGCGTATTACTGCTGGAACCATTTTTTGTAGATGGTCTCATAGGTCCCATCCTGCTTGATCTTGTCCAGAGCGGCGTTGAATTTGCCCTGCAGCTCGGTATTTTTCTGACGCACCGCAATGCCCAGGCCGGTGCCGAAGTAGTCTTTATCGGTAACCTTGTCGCCCACCGTCGCCAGCGCGGCATTTTGTTTCAGCCATTCGTTGACCACCGCGGTGTCGCCGAATACCGCATCCACGCGGCCGTTTTTCAGATCCAGAATGGCGTTCTGGTAGCTGTCATAAGGCACGGTGGTGATTTCCGGGTGCTTGTCGGTCAGGTATTTCTGGTGAGTGGTGCCGTTCTGCACGCCCACTTTCTTGCCTTTCAGCGCCGCCGCGTCGGCCACTTTGCCTTTCTGGGCGACAAACAGCGCCGAATTGTCATAGTACGGCTTGGTGAACAATACCTGTTTTTCACGCTCTGGCGTGATGTCCATGCCGGCCATCACCGCATCGAAGCGCTTGAACTTCAGGCTGGGGATCAGGCTGTCGAACGCCTGGTTGGTGAAGGTGCACTCGGCCTGCATTTCTTTGCACAGCGCGTTGGCCAAATCGACGTCAAACCCCTGGATCTTGTTGCCGGCGTCAATAAATTCAAACGGAGGATAGGAGGCTTCGGTAGCGAAACGGATAGTTTCGGCTGCGGAGGCGGAAACGCTGATGCCAGCCAGAACGGCGGCGATTATTAGTTTTTTCATCGCAAACTCCCCAAATTACAGCAAGTTAAATTTTTAGTGTGATAAGTAATTGGCAAACTCGGTGGTCCGCGGCTGGGTGAAGTGGCTGTTGTCGCCCTGTTCCACCACGCGGCCGTTTTCCATATACACCACGCGGCTGGCGGTTTTGCGCGCCACTTCCACTTCGTGGGTCACGATCACCTGGGTGATGCCGGTGCCGGCCAGTTCGCGAATGATGCTGACGATCTGAGCGGTGATTTCCGGATCCAGCGCCGCCGTCGGTTCGTCAAACAGCAGCACCTGCGGTTCCATCATCAGCGCACGGGCGATCGCCACGCGCTGCTGCTGGCCGCCGGACAGGTGCAGCGGGAAACGGTCGGCGAAGTCGGTGAGGCGCAAACGCTTCAGCAGCTTGTCGGCGCGCTCCATCGCCTGGGCCTTGGTCAGGCCCAGCACGCGGCAGGGGGCCTCGATCAGGTTTTGCACCACGGTGAGGTGGGGCCACAGGTTATATTGCTGGAACACCATGCCGACGTTCTGGCGCAGTTCGCGGATGGATTTTTCACCCGGCGCCTGCTTGAAGTCGAACCGGTTGCCGGCGATCTGCAGCTGGCCCGAACGCGGCATTTCCAGCAGGTTCAGCACCCGCAGCAATGAGCTTTTCCCGGCGCCGCTTGGACCGAGCAGCACCAGGGTTTCCCCCGCTGGGCAATCCAGCGTGATGTCAAACAGCGCCTGATGCGCGCCGTAATAGCAGTTGATACCGTTAAGTTGAATACTCATGCGCCAGAATTGAATAGACATTGATGCCGCGAATGTTAACTTCCACAGAATACTTATGCAATCTTTGTGCGTTAAAATTTATGACTGTGCGGCGGGACAGTAAAAGAATAGCACAAGATACCGCGACTCAGAGCGGAAGGGGGGATTTGTGGCGCAGGCTGTGAGATGCGTAGCGAAATTTCTCAAACAGAGCAAACTTTGAGCGCAATCAAGGCGTTTGACGAAAACCGGCGCCAGAGCGGCGCCGGTATGCGCAGTGGAATTACTGGTTTTCCAGCACCTGGCGCAGGCTGCCGCTGGCGGCGTGCGGCGGCACGTTCAGGTAACGGACGTCGTCCACCACCCAGCAGGTGCCTTCGCGCACCATCAAGACTTCATCCTGCCAGTTGACCGCGCTGCCGCCGTCTTTCTGGTAGCTCAGCGCCACCCGCAGAGGGATGTTTTTCGCATCGGTATTGGGAATGGTAGAGGCGCTGGCGACGGATGCGCTGGTCGGCCCCTGGGCATTGCCGGAGAACAGGTCGCCGGTCACCTGATGTTTAGCCGGATTCTGGCCGGCGCTGACCAGATCCTGATACAGCACCTGGCTCAGGTAAGGCTGCAGCTGCGCCAGGCGGTTGCTGTCCGGCAGGCTGGTGGCGGAACCCTGCTGAATGCGCAGGTCATAGAACTTCTGTGCGACCGCATCCGGGCCGCCTTCCACACAGCTGCCGCTGCGGGTGCCAATATCCTTGAATGCCGGCTCTACGGTGGTGCAGGCACTCAGCAACAGCGCTAAAGGAAAAACAGCCGCAATAGTTTTTGTTTTCATCTTATTACCTTATGTGAAAGTCTCTACCATGAAGACCGATAGCTTACAGTATAAATGCGTTTTTTGGCCTTGCATTCGTACTGCGTGCCATTGTTGCACCGAACATAATGCCAAATTGCTGGTCATAGATGTGTTGAATTAATCAAACAAGGACCCCTGATGCAGCTTTCAACCACCCCGACCCTGGAAGGGTTTACCATTACCGAATACTGCGGCGTTGTC
Proteins encoded in this region:
- the artJ gene encoding arginine ABC transporter substrate-binding protein — protein: MKKLIIAAVLAGISVSASAAETIRFATEASYPPFEFIDAGNKIQGFDVDLANALCKEMQAECTFTNQAFDSLIPSLKFKRFDAVMAGMDITPEREKQVLFTKPYYDNSALFVAQKGKVADAAALKGKKVGVQNGTTHQKYLTDKHPEITTVPYDSYQNAILDLKNGRVDAVFGDTAVVNEWLKQNAALATVGDKVTDKDYFGTGLGIAVRQKNTELQGKFNAALDKIKQDGTYETIYKKWFQQ
- the artP gene encoding arginine ABC transporter ATP-binding protein ArtP, translated to MSIQLNGINCYYGAHQALFDITLDCPAGETLVLLGPSGAGKSSLLRVLNLLEMPRSGQLQIAGNRFDFKQAPGEKSIRELRQNVGMVFQQYNLWPHLTVVQNLIEAPCRVLGLTKAQAMERADKLLKRLRLTDFADRFPLHLSGGQQQRVAIARALMMEPQVLLFDEPTAALDPEITAQIVSIIRELAGTGITQVIVTHEVEVARKTASRVVYMENGRVVEQGDNSHFTQPRTTEFANYLSH
- a CDS encoding lipoprotein codes for the protein MKTKTIAAVFPLALLLSACTTVEPAFKDIGTRSGSCVEGGPDAVAQKFYDLRIQQGSATSLPDSNRLAQLQPYLSQVLYQDLVSAGQNPAKHQVTGDLFSGNAQGPTSASVASASTIPNTDAKNIPLRVALSYQKDGGSAVNWQDEVLMVREGTCWVVDDVRYLNVPPHAASGSLRQVLENQ